In Thermospira aquatica, the following proteins share a genomic window:
- a CDS encoding NAD(P)H-hydrate dehydratase — protein MWICSFEEKIRREKQLWEKGVTTPFFRAEEKGGSIAREILSVSSSKGKIVLWCTPDLWNMSALVCARLLNAAGKEIVLGVFPNNGDIPREWRSSLRLLRKQGIKDIFFLDKASLRKRFVEACKGAEMLVGFFVGGWNKRKEYTSLLEWALRCFPLLIGIEVPLGYPESVIPTHEVWSLDFFVEDILDLPYRPWVEKRKLLSSFLLSSFYEEACAHSFVSTPSEVAFLVKQRPLEGHKGSFGRLLVIGGSEVYPGAMILAGRAALQSGCGLVTVSSDTRLAIDEPQLTYLPFTQDRALSILEAYLQRLSTSAILVGNGWGDDPSHGELLRFLLTQPYVKRLIIDADGLNLLARSPLLWDTLKKQQQQQPKEIILTPHVGEMVRLLRISSDDFRQKRKMYTLQLAQELQAVIVQKDATTLIVTPDGEVWYSLYGNTALSKGGSGDILAGLIGGLVASGYTTKDAALVGCFLLGRAAELWTQTYPPESATPSGILSFIAEAWKELYERKKLVQNLF, from the coding sequence ATGTGGATATGCAGTTTTGAGGAAAAAATACGAAGGGAAAAACAGCTCTGGGAAAAGGGGGTGACTACCCCCTTTTTTCGTGCTGAGGAGAAGGGGGGAAGTATTGCCAGAGAAATTCTCTCTGTATCTTCTTCCAAAGGCAAAATAGTGTTGTGGTGTACACCAGACCTGTGGAACATGAGTGCTCTTGTGTGCGCGAGGCTGTTAAACGCGGCAGGAAAAGAGATCGTTCTTGGTGTTTTCCCCAATAACGGTGATATCCCTAGAGAATGGCGGTCATCTCTTCGTCTTCTTCGGAAGCAGGGGATAAAAGATATCTTTTTTCTTGATAAGGCTTCTCTCAGAAAACGTTTTGTAGAGGCTTGTAAAGGTGCCGAGATGCTGGTGGGATTTTTTGTTGGAGGTTGGAATAAACGAAAAGAGTATACCAGCCTGCTTGAATGGGCTTTGCGATGTTTTCCTCTTTTGATAGGGATAGAGGTTCCACTTGGGTATCCGGAGAGTGTTATTCCTACACATGAAGTATGGTCTTTAGATTTTTTTGTGGAGGATATACTGGATCTCCCTTACAGACCATGGGTGGAGAAACGAAAGCTCCTTTCTTCTTTTCTTTTATCCTCTTTTTATGAGGAGGCTTGTGCTCACAGCTTTGTTTCCACACCGTCAGAAGTGGCTTTTCTGGTAAAACAGAGGCCTCTTGAGGGGCATAAGGGAAGTTTTGGCAGGCTTCTTGTTATCGGGGGTTCGGAGGTTTATCCAGGGGCTATGATTCTCGCGGGGAGGGCTGCTTTGCAAAGTGGTTGTGGGTTAGTCACCGTTTCGAGCGACACTCGCCTTGCCATTGATGAACCTCAGCTTACTTACCTTCCTTTCACTCAGGACAGGGCTCTTTCTATTCTTGAAGCTTATCTTCAACGCCTCTCAACCTCGGCAATCCTGGTTGGAAACGGGTGGGGGGATGATCCCTCTCATGGGGAATTGTTGAGGTTTTTGCTTACCCAACCGTATGTAAAAAGGCTTATCATTGATGCTGATGGACTCAATCTCCTTGCACGTTCGCCTCTTTTATGGGATACTCTAAAAAAACAGCAGCAACAACAGCCCAAAGAGATTATTTTGACCCCTCATGTAGGGGAAATGGTGAGGCTTTTAAGAATTTCCTCGGATGATTTTCGTCAAAAGAGAAAAATGTACACCCTCCAGCTTGCACAGGAACTTCAGGCAGTTATCGTGCAGAAGGATGCGACGACCCTGATTGTTACCCCTGATGGAGAGGTGTGGTACTCTCTCTACGGCAATACCGCTCTCTCCAAAGGGGGAAGTGGGGATATTCTAGCAGGGCTTATAGGGGGACTTGTAGCCTCTGGCTATACCACAAAAGATGCGGCACTGGTGGGATGCTTTTTACTTGGGCGTGCGGCAGAGCTATGGACACAAACGTATCCCCCCGAATCAGCTACCCCTTCAGGCATTCTTTCGTTTATTGCCGAAGCCTGGAAGGAGTTGTATGAGAGAAAAAAGTTAGTTCAAAATCTTTTTTAG
- the trxA gene encoding thioredoxin, producing MEVLQSSNFEKTIQTKEWVIVDFWAEWCRPCLMLAPIFEQTAQEMPDITFAKVNVDEEGELAMRFGISSIPALILFHKGQPVATHVGTISKERLKQWIQSHR from the coding sequence ATGGAAGTTTTGCAAAGCAGTAATTTTGAAAAAACCATCCAAACAAAAGAATGGGTTATTGTGGACTTCTGGGCAGAATGGTGTCGCCCCTGTCTTATGCTTGCCCCTATCTTTGAGCAAACCGCTCAGGAGATGCCAGATATTACCTTTGCCAAGGTCAATGTAGATGAAGAGGGAGAACTTGCTATGCGTTTTGGCATAAGCAGCATACCTGCTCTCATTCTCTTTCATAAAGGACAACCTGTGGCCACCCATGTAGGCACCATATCCAAAGAGAGACTCAAACAATGGATCCAAAGTCATCGATAA